The sequence ATATCTTCTAATTGAggcaaaattattttaaaatatgatatatatatatatatatgcaatattgCTTTCCTTATGAATCTAAAAATGACATTATTTTGAGAGAAACAATTGTCCAccatattttttcttgtttagaaagtatcaaaatttaaagaggaattaattttgaaaaattggttttcaaaaattagtattttagaaattattttttatgatatttaaaacttataagtaattaattaatttatattttaaaatttgaggataagattatttttaaataaaatatataaaactaatttttcagtaaatttcaaaattatattttttttaaaaaaattattttccacaTGTTGAGATTTATTTTCTCCCAATATCCACAATTTCTTCTTTATGAAAATCACCCAAACATgtgaaagttttatttttccaaattataaaaatcacccaaatatgtgaaaattttagtttctcaaaaaatttcaaatttccttTGATACTTTTTTCAAATGAGATCTAAATCTAGAATTAGATTTTCACTGGAcccatattttctattttttaaaaattgcccAAATATAGGAAAAActaattttcacaaaaaatctcatatttcCACGAAAAAGAATGACAGTTTCCAAATGAGACCTTTAGCCCATTTGTATTATATCattcttaataataatttgagatTCCCTTGGAATTTCTAGTTTTGTTTGAATAATGTATTTTATCAGTGAAATATGGACCCTAATGGAAAGTAATTCCCTATATGTGAGAAGGTtagtgaaaaaataaatcttataaaaTATGTGGTATTCTCAAATTTCTTAAGAAAAGTGAACaaatgtgtttatttatttccatattATCCTTAtacttaaaagataatttttattacatattaatccttattttcataatacaTTCCCAATACTCATCAAATAGTAATTGAAGCTAATACATAGCAAGCTAAAGGTTTGTTTGgtaatgttttctaaaattatttttataaatcaattttgtaAACTGAAAATGGTgaattgaatttcatatttttagaatttaaaagcatatatgataaatattttatgagaataataataataatttaatgagCTATctagcttattttattattggctATGTAGGGGTAAAAtcgataaattttatatttttttattttttaatactaaaaatctataaagaaaaataaatcttttaataataatagtctattaaattgtaatgtggtgtaaaaataatataggatttaaaacaatattaaaattttcctatattttcttttttgccccCTTTTAATGttgtgtcatatatatatatatatatatatatatatatttttttggctaataaTCCCACTACCCTAGCTCGGACCTGGGCGAAGATGGAAAGGAAGCATGGCAAATGCCAGCCTGACCTCGGCTGCAATGTCGTGTCATATCAATACTATGCACTAAGCTGctctaaaaattatataatataatatatatacctatacggaaaaaaaaaaaaattattgaaaatgatAAACATTAGTTTGTATATGATATATGTTAAATatggtttatatttatataaaataaatagttttaatttaaaatgataaatattatatattctttgttttcaaaatttcacaaataCATGTAAAACGACTTTTGGACATTTTCtaaattctatttatattttagaaaaattttccaacttttcttaggttttatattttaaaaataattaccaaTGCAATTTTGATCATATtctatttataaaatgaaaaaccgTTTTGCAAACCATTATTGAATAGGCTCTATAttcttacaaaattaaattttaaaaattaattttcctcAAAAGATTGAGAGTTCTAAACCATAGTTCTCATCTAGATAAATATCACTTTAAAGATGTCATTTTAAGGATAtctcaaaaattatatattgattttataatatatatatatatatatatatacatataaatttagcCTTAATttgtaacatatataaaatgtaatttaattactttcaaatttaaaaattctcttattaataaaaaattattgaagaaaAAGTAATTACTAGAAAACTGAATCATAATCAAATTTACTCAAAAGATTGAGAGTTCCCAAACAGGGCATAAATGCCAgccttctctcttttttcttttttttttttctttttttctttttttttttttttttttttttttttctcgctaGAAGGCCTAAATGCTAGCTTGTTCGCATTTGCTGTTGCAACTCTTCCTAAttctacaaataaatagaagaaaacTACCTCAGCATTGAGATGAAGTAAGGAGAAGTGCAAAGTTTGAGCTTGAACCGAAACCAAGCTTACCATTTTAAAACATGGTTGGGAGTCCCGATACAATTGCTTCTTGACCAAATGCCCATATTTGGCTATCAATCAAATCATCAATTATAACTTtccttttagaaaaatatatgtattattccaaaaaagaaaaatgttttgatTCCTATATCAGTCTGGACTCATTTCTTTTGTGAGTTGGGGGTCAAATAGAATGCTTTGATTGGCATTGGCATTGAGTCGTAATTGCTTAGCTTGTTCTTAAATAGTTGTAATTTCTTTGTGTTAGTATTTGTTTGGTAtagttaatgaaaataaaattttagtttataaaattttattttttaaaaaaaaactttaattaaaaagttaataagtatttagttctaaataaaaaacttcATTAAATCTTTGTTCGATTttcacataaattaaaaaaaaaaattttaaaaatttaaaatttatattttttttaaacaagttaaaaaaattattttttttggttaacgtGTCTATttcacaaagtttttttttttaaatcaaaaactCTATTTGAAtgtcaaaagtttttttttaaaaaataacaatacttaagaattaaaaaatatttgttaattcaaaaaataacttttttaaactgttttagaaaaattcaaattttaaccttctttaaaaaaaaaaactctttttttttaacttatataaaaattgaaaaacttaatgagcatttaatgtaattttttcatttacaatcaaatatttattaaatttgtaataaatactcttttttaaaaagatatattatacaaaacttTATAAATTTACACAACAAATATTTGTTGACTCTtgccaaatatttttattttttaacaaaaaaatttgacattCAAATAGAATTTTTGATCCAAAAAAAATCTGCCAAACAAATACTTAATAACAAACACGCCTTCTCAAAGTGCCCACAGAGCCTCTAAAAAAAGTCTTCTGAAAGTGCCCCACAGACTCTTACCGCTGCTAAATGGTATCACTTTCAAATGGTGCGTAACTAACCCTCaagtcaattatatataaatatagtttgCAATAGACCCTTTGATATCGCTTCGCCATTTGATTTGACATATAAtgcatgcatacatacatacgtaatatatatatatatatatatatatatatatgggaaatGATGTTCCTAACTACCAGAATTTATATCGGCAAACAGATCCAGTCTGTGAGATTAATGGAAATTTAATGCCATTGAATTCAAAATGTGAAGAGGCTTAACAATTTCACATGTCAATAACAGATGTCACATATCATCTGAGTAACAATGGAGaaactttttttggtaaattaacaATGGAGAAACTTGGAAAAACAGTTTCCTCCCAAACTCATTTCCAAGCACCTCACAAGAGAAGATAACTGTGATTCCTAAACTCACTGATCTTTCCGAGATTTGGACTTCACAGGCTTCGCTGGCTTAATTATGTAGCTGAGGAGGATCAGCACTACGGGAAGAATCGTTCCGACATAATACACGCTCCCATATGAGGCCAGCGTTTCATGCAGGCTTAATACCTGTCAAAGACAAGATGCATATATTAGAAGCTTAACGAGCACTGGCTTCCAAATTAGTTGATTTCTTCATGTTTCTATACTTGTGTATGTGTGTAtgttgtgggggggggggggggggggggggagagagagagagagagagagagagagagagaggtgacTAACCATAAAACCAACACAGGAGTAGTTTAGAACCAGGACAGTGTAAGCAAAGTTCAGAAACGCCAGTATCTTCTTCACAAGAGCCATATTTGGTGGTACGGCTTGCTGCCATCTGTAAATGACTGCGATGCAGCAAAATAGACACGGTCAAACGAAACTCGTTAATCACTTGAAGGAAGTGCAATAAACGAATATACAGCAAGGCAGCCTGATCAGTACCTCTAGAACCAGCAATCATCAATGCCGACTGGACAAAGAATATGATGTACCCAGGATATAATCCCTATAATTGTCCAGAAAAGACATAAAGGAAAATTGATGAACAAGAAAGTCAAATTAACATAGATACTAAATTCATTCCATTGTATAATACCATGATGGAATGACCACATATATGAATACAACATAAACCTCTATTATCACATTTGGATCACAGAAATGTTAATTCAAGGCATATATATAACCTGTTAGAGGATGAATCTGCTTATCTATGGCTTCTTTCCTTCATGTAATTAGAATAATCACCACTTCACAATGCGTTGTGCTTGGGGGGGAGGTGGTTGAAGAAAgggggaccaaaaaaaaaaaaaaaaaaaaaaaaaaagggaaagtaaACAATATATAGACAAGGCGAGGGTAAGATTATACTCACATGCCAAATGGCACTGACAGTCTGAGTCGCCAGCAACTGGAAGAAACCAGGTTTCTTTCCTTTCTGAACAAGCCTATCATAAACATCTAAGCAGCACAATATATTAGTAGTGGTACTTGAATAAACTGCCATCTCTTgcaaaaatatgtcaatgcaCCAATCCTTTACATGTCAATGGATACGGCCAACAAAGTAAAAAACCAACATATTCCACAAGCACACAATTTAATGCAATTGGATCGGGCAGCCTAAAATGTTCAGCAACTTAACTTCATTTTTAACTTCATTTTTGTAATTAGAATGGTTATTTTAATAGGAAGTATAAGATATAGAATTCTAATCACATTAATAACAGCTAACAACTTTCAGTCATAGAGGTGAACAGGGAAAAATCAACTTGTATGATTAAGATTAATGATTTAGAATTAATTACAAGTATACCAATAATTTGGATCATGCCCCAATATGGCCGTAATCTTAATTTTATGTACAGTCATCCCTGAACTGCGACATTCTAAAATATGCTCTTTTGCTTAGGCAATTTGTTAGAGCAAAGATCAAATTGACAACTTGAAATACACATAGGCAGCATACATAGTAGATATATGTTTGAATAAAGGAATTTTtcgaataaaatttattttctttcttcaaaaGAAAGAATGACAATGTTTATCAAATTCATCCGAAGCAAATCttttatcaaatcaaatatcATGTTGGCTTCCTCCACTTAACCAATTCTGTATTCTAACAAAAGAACCTATTAGACAAAAGCTCAAGAGTAGTTTTGTACCCCAAGATTTtgctaaagaaagaaacttttgTTGTATGTATTCACGTGAGTGTGTGTGACTGATTTTTTGGAAAAGATTATCAAATtacaacatattttttaatagtCAAAATAATCACATTTCCACGCTACAACATATATTGTGTGTAtgcatatttttctttgtttagatAGATGAGGTCAAGTTTTCTAATCCTGCAACACAAGACAATCATATCCAGCAGAGATAGCcaagaaaaacaaatgaaacaaaaacacaaaagccTTACAATGACGAAGCCAGGTGCTGACTTGTATGTTCCACACAATTGGCAACTCAACGGCACTCCTTGCTAACTCaacacctaaaatatcaacatttttTGCACGATCCCATCGTGGCTTTGGTGGTGAAGACGATGTCCAACCACTGAAACCCAGGCCAGAAATAATGATAGAAGCCTCTGAAATTGaccagataaaataatatttccaacGTGCTGTAAATCCAGACATATACTGGTAGCCCAATCGTTTCCAGAATCCCCATTCTTGGTAGATTTGATCGCTAAATCGGGACAGGGGAAAATAGGGTACCAGATACAAATACAAGGCCATACAAAAAGCAGCTTGGAGTAAAGCTCGAATCGTTGCCCCGAATGGTGATGGTCCTTTATCTGAAGGACTCCAAATCTGCAAAATATTTCCTATAAATTAAACaagaacattttttttcctttttttttaaataaataaattgagacGATAGACAAACAAAGGATTCCTAGTCTCATCTAATCACAAAAGGAGTGTTGAAGCAGACATTGAGAGCATTACTATCGTACCCCTTTTCTTTCAGTCCAGTCAAGATAATCCTTCATTTCAAAAACTGGACCAGCAAAGTGGCTACCACAGCAAAGGCAGTAACCAAAGTACTCAAGCAGAGAAGGCAACTTAACCAACCGGTTTTTCTTCTGAGGTTCACGCAAATCTTCCTCTTTCAAAATCCCatcattataatttattgcacacGAGATAACTTTTAATGTTAACACCATCAAGGCTCCTTtatttaaggggaaaaaaaaggttaGAAAAAACTTATACCAAGCAGCATAGGAAAGTtattatacaaatataacacaaaaacatcccttttttttttttttttttttttttttttttttttgataaaatgaaaataagcaTATGCAGGTAGGGAATTGTCAATATTTAATGTAACAAACTTACCGACACAACTTCGAACTTTTTAGTTCATGAAAGTTAATAATGCAAATCAGCTTTAAAAGAAATCTAACCCAAAAAACT comes from Ziziphus jujuba cultivar Dongzao chromosome 6, ASM3175591v1 and encodes:
- the LOC107405014 gene encoding lysophospholipid acyltransferase 1; amino-acid sequence: MDLDMDSMAATIGVSVPVLRFLLCFVATIPISFLWRFVPGRFAKHLYAAGTGACLSYLSFGFSSNLHFLVPMLLGYASMVLFRRQCGILTFFLGFGYLIGCHVYYMSGDAWKEGGIDATGALMVLTLKVISCAINYNDGILKEEDLREPQKKNRLVKLPSLLEYFGYCLCCGSHFAGPVFEMKDYLDWTERKGIWSPSDKGPSPFGATIRALLQAAFCMALYLYLVPYFPLSRFSDQIYQEWGFWKRLGYQYMSGFTARWKYYFIWSISEASIIISGLGFSGWTSSSPPKPRWDRAKNVDILGVELARSAVELPIVWNIQVSTWLRHYVYDRLVQKGKKPGFFQLLATQTVSAIWHGLYPGYIIFFVQSALMIAGSRVIYRWQQAVPPNMALVKKILAFLNFAYTVLVLNYSCVGFMVLSLHETLASYGSVYYVGTILPVVLILLSYIIKPAKPVKSKSRKDQ